Within Halalkalibaculum roseum, the genomic segment GTTATAAAGTAAGGGTAGCGATTATCAAGTACTTTATAGGTGCTTCTGGCCATTGGTTTTTCTTAGTACGACCTGTAAATGAGCTATTCCTTACATGTAGTGGTAGTTTTAATTCCGAGTCACATCATTATGCTTCCGCAGCAGTGCGGCGGAAGCAGGGGAAGGGGTATTTTTTATGTGGTCGCGGTTCTATTAACACCACCCGGCAGATTGGGCTTAAGATATCGTCTTTATTATTTCTCGGGCAAAAGATCTAAAGCAGTGCTAATAATAAATACTGCTTCCGCCGCTCTGCTGCGGAAGCAAGGTAGGGGTTAATTAATACCAGCCAGGCTAATAAGTGGAAACCAAATAAACCGTACTATTCATTGGCATTGAAAGAGATGCTAAAGGTGGCGCCTTGGTTGGAATGAACCTTCAAATCGCCATTGAGCTGCTGGACCAAGGTACGAATAAGTGTGGTGCCCAATGAGCTGGGTTGGTCAACTTCAAAATCTGACGGAAGTCCCTTACCATTGTCTTTGACTTCCAGGTTGATTGTTCCGTTCTCCTTAAAGAGCGAGATGCTTATTATCGGTTCTTTAGTGTCATCGAAGGCGTGCTTGTAGGCGTTGGTAATCAACTCGTTGAGTATCAACCCGCAGGGTATGGCCTGACTCACATCCAGTGCCACTGATTCAATCTCTTTTTCAATCTTTATTTCATGACCTTCGGTATTAAAGGTATTGGCAATAAATCGAAAGAGTTCATCGATATAGGTCCCTAAAGGGATATTGGTGAAAGAGTCGGATTGATACAACCGCTCATGAACCATGGCAATAGACTGTATCCTGGCCTGGCTCTCTCTCAGCTCATTGACGATGTCATCACCTGCATTGAAGGTCTGCATCTCAAGTAGCCCTGAAATAATTGCCAGGTTATTCTTCACCCGATGGTGAATCTCTGCGAGCAGGGTCTCCTTCTCTTTTAGTGAGGTTTTTATCATCTGCTCGTTCCTTTTCTGCTCTGAGATATCTCTCACATAGGCGATAATCCTCTTTTCATCTCCCTGGGTATACATCTTGGTATTGATCTCTGTCGTAAACCGGGTCCCGTCTCTTTTTTGATATACCCGCTCCCACGCTTCAGACCCGGTGGTCACATTTTCTGAAATGATATCCGGTTGGGTATCTTTGAATTCTTCGGGCATCAGTTTCCGGGTATTCATTCCTATCATCTCCTCGCGCGGGTAGCCAAACATCTCACAAGCCCGGACGTTGCAATCGGTGATGGTGCCGTCTTTTTTGATTTCAAAGATAGCATCGAAGGAGAGCTCGGTGTAGGCCCGGTGCCTATGTTCGCTCTCTTCCAGTTCTATCTCGGTTTTCTTGCGTTCTGTGACATCACGATTGATGCCGACCCAATACTCAAAACCCTCATCCTCCGAGGGGAAGGGAGACATATCCAGTTCCACCCAGTAGGGAGTTCCGTCTTTTTTATAGTTTAAGAATTCGGTTCTGTAGGGTTGATGGCTTAAGATTTTAGACTCTAGAATCTTAAGCACTTTCGTGGATGTATCAGGTCCATGTAAAAACGTAGGACTCTTACCGATCACTTCGTTGAGCTCGTAGCCGGTAAACTCTTCAAAAGCACGATTGACGAAAGCAATTTTGGAATTCAAGGGGTTTTGGTACTCAACCTTGGTTATGATAACCATATCGTTGATATTGGCCACGGCCATCTGAAGCAGCCTGAGTTTCTCTTCCTGCCGGCTCAGTTTGTTCTCGGCTTTATTGCGATACTGTATCTGTTTTTGGAGCTTTCGGTTGGCTGCCGTCAAGTCACGGGTGCGTTCGGCTATTCTACGCTCGAGGTTTTCGTTAAGATGATTCAGCTCTTCTTCAGCCTTCTTCCGGCTGGTGATGTTGATAGAGGAACCGACAATGGATTCGGGCTTTCCGTTATCCGTGCGAATCATTCTGACCTCATCACGCAACCAGATATACTCATTGTTGTTGTCAAGGAATCGAAATTCGGCAACAAAGGAGTTAGTCTCGTGAAGCTTTTCGAAAGATCGAATTATTTCATCATGATCATCCGGATGGAGGCGGTCCATCCAAAGGGAATCTTTTTGGTAGAATTCGTCGGGTGTAAAGCCTAAAATTTCTTCAACGTTGTCGCTTATAAACAACAACGGAAAATTTTCCTCCACACTGCAGTGGTAGAAAATAATACCGCTGGTTGCTAGCAGCTCTTTAAATGGATAAGAGAAGCTGGACATTTTCTATTATACTTCCGGGGTATTCTGTTTAAAATTTCTGTAGATCATGTAGCCGTCTTCTGCAATGTACACAGTTAGCTAAGTA encodes:
- a CDS encoding PAS domain S-box protein is translated as MSSFSYPFKELLATSGIIFYHCSVEENFPLLFISDNVEEILGFTPDEFYQKDSLWMDRLHPDDHDEIIRSFEKLHETNSFVAEFRFLDNNNEYIWLRDEVRMIRTDNGKPESIVGSSINITSRKKAEEELNHLNENLERRIAERTRDLTAANRKLQKQIQYRNKAENKLSRQEEKLRLLQMAVANINDMVIITKVEYQNPLNSKIAFVNRAFEEFTGYELNEVIGKSPTFLHGPDTSTKVLKILESKILSHQPYRTEFLNYKKDGTPYWVELDMSPFPSEDEGFEYWVGINRDVTERKKTEIELEESEHRHRAYTELSFDAIFEIKKDGTITDCNVRACEMFGYPREEMIGMNTRKLMPEEFKDTQPDIISENVTTGSEAWERVYQKRDGTRFTTEINTKMYTQGDEKRIIAYVRDISEQKRNEQMIKTSLKEKETLLAEIHHRVKNNLAIISGLLEMQTFNAGDDIVNELRESQARIQSIAMVHERLYQSDSFTNIPLGTYIDELFRFIANTFNTEGHEIKIEKEIESVALDVSQAIPCGLILNELITNAYKHAFDDTKEPIISISLFKENGTINLEVKDNGKGLPSDFEVDQPSSLGTTLIRTLVQQLNGDLKVHSNQGATFSISFNANE